Within the Arthrobacter sp. V1I7 genome, the region TCCTCAGTACCAAGCAGCTCCGCCAGACGCACCTCTACCGGTGGAAAAACTCGGCCAGCCTGTCAAGACAAACCTAGATCTCAACGAGGAATTGCAGCGCAAGATGGTGGTTCTCATCGATCTCGCTCGCAGAATTCTTAGCAGCTGAAAAAGGAACCCTGAACGGTCAGATATTTTTTAGCCTGAAGGTTCCATCATCAGGAAAGTGGCCGTCGCAAACCAAAGCACTCGGCGTAGGGTTTTGGGCATGATGCACGCGGATGATTCTGAAGAGCCTCTGCAGTCGCTTCCCGCCGGGATGCCCCGGCGATATGCCCAGTACAAGCCTGCATCTTCTGTACCCTCAGTCCCCGAGCCTACGAACGTCGGAGGATACGAGGACCTGAAGGCCTACTTCCATTCCAAAGGGGAAGAGCTTCACCGGTCGGCTCATGGCCTCGCCGCTGTCGACAGCCTGATCGGCAGCCCCACTGACAAGGCGTCTCTTGCCCAAATGACTTGGGCGATTGGGATGTTCTACGGCGACGTCCTTACCCACAGCATTGACGGGGCGCACTGGCACGTCACGACCGAAGATAGCCCTGAAGTCCGCATAACTCCGGACACTTCGATCGCTGTCATCTTTGTTGCTCCAAGACGCGTAACCCTCGGAGCACCAACCCTCGTGCAGAACTACAACCGGGCACTCGAAATTGTCGCCCGTGAAGGCTGACCAGCGGGCAACCGCCCACAGGACATCCGTAGAGGGTTCCCCAAACAGGGCCGTATAAAGCTCGATTTCGCGAACTTTCCCGGCAAGAACGGCTTCCCGGGATCCCGGTGAGGGCGCGGATCCGGTTTCCGAACTGCCGGTTTCCGAACTGCGCCGGGCCGGTGGACCGAGGTCTATGCCTGGACGGCCAAGGCTGTAGAAGTGACATGGAGGACGGTCCGGTGACCTACCGGACCTGGGTGTGGAGTTCAGGCGTCACCCGCCGGCCGTGACAGCAATAGCGAATGAAACAAGTCTGGACGTTGCCGTGGACGTCCGGGTTACCCGGGGCGGCACCCCCTGGCCGTCCGACATGACGGCCGGATCCGGGCCGTTGCGCCGACATGCACTGGGACGGGGCTGCCGATCGTCAGGGCCGCCTGGGCCGGGGCCGGGCCACCGGTGCCGAGGGAACGAGTTCCTTGTTCAGACGGCAGCCCGCACCCGCTGAAGGAACCTATCAAGAACTCTGCCGGCGTGCTCATGCAGGCGCCGGGACTCCGCTGCAGGCAGCATGTGGGGCTTGGGTTCATCCAGCCGTTCACCGAGGTATAGCAGCGCGGCCAGCACCTCGGACAGCTCTGAGTTCCCCTCGGCGCGCTGGCGGAGGAGCCTGAGGTGCGCGTCCTGCAGCGCGGGGCCAGGCGCACAACCCAGATCGCGGTCAAAGAGCCTGCGGCACCGGTCGTACGCGGACAAACCCTCCGCAGGCAGGCCGGCTTGTTCATAGGTGGTCACCAAAACGGTCCAGGCCCGTTCGTTGAGCGGCTCTGACCGGATGGCAGCCTGCGCCCAGCGGATTGCCTCGTCGGTCCGCTCAAGAATGGCGGCCGTTTCTGCGGCGAAGATCTGCGCCGCAACTTTCTCGGCGGAATGGCGCGTCCTTGCGTCATCGGCCCAGTCAGCCACAAGCTCGAATCCCAGCAGCGGCTCGGCGGAAACTTCCAGCGCCTTGAGCAGCAGCGGGTAGGCCTCGGCCGGCGAAGACTGGGTGGCCGACCTAACCAGCTGCTTGAAGTCCCACAGATCCAGATCCACGAGCTGCGGATCCAGAACGTAGCCGCTGTTGGCCGTGCGCAGTGGTCCGGTTTTCGTCTGCCCGGGCTGGATGGCCCGGCGGATGCCGCTGACGTAGCTCTCCAGGGTGGCTACCGCACCTTCGCTGGCACTCGCACCCCAGAGGATGTCGATCAATTGGGTTTTCGAGACCGGCGTACCCAGGTTCAGAAGCAGTATTTCCAGAATGTGCCGCGGCTTGCAACCGCCCAAGTCGGTCGCCGTGAGCGTCGCTCCGTTACGCCGTATTTCAAAGGTTCCGAAAAGACGGACTGAAATTGACGGTGAAGGTCCGGCTGAATTTTCCACGATGTTCTCCGATTTCCCCAGCTCTAAATCTCAACCACTTTTGCGAAGATCGGAGTGTGTTCGGAACTATGAAAGTGTTGAGACTGTGTTCCTTCCGGTCTTCTAAGGAAACCGTGACACGCCTGACCTGCGACAACAAGCAACGAAGCTACCCGACTTGGCACCGGAGGAAAGTCGAGTACCGCGGCAAGTATGGCCAAGTAGCCACCCCAAGGTTTTCCCAAGTACTACGTGCGTAGTACAGGTGTTCCGCACCCAGTGGCGGAACACCTCCGCAGACGCTGAGGGTCAGAAAGCGGGCCGGACCCACGCCGGCAGGGAGGACCGGGGCCGGGACCCGTCCGGCCTGCTCAGTTCCTGTCCGTCATCTCTTCGGGCACAGCCACGGTTCGCATTTCGGTGCCGTCGCGCATCAGCGACACCTCCAGCGGCACCCCGATCGCCTCGGCGAAGAGCAGCTTCTGCAGGCTCTCGGCGTTCGCCACGGGTTTCTGGCCGACGCTCAAGAGGATGTCTCCCGCCCGGAGCCCGGCACGTTCGGCGGGCGATCCCGTGAGGACTTCAACAACGAGAAGGCCCTCCCGCCGTCCGGTCCGGACCACGGTGCCGGCTGGTAGCTGGACAGGCGTGTTGACCAGCCCGAGGTAGGCGCGCCTGACGCGGCCGTCCTTGAGCAGCGAGGCGATGATCCTGCGAGAGGTGGCGTTGACGGGCACCGCCAGGCCCAGCCCGGCGCCTGCCACTGCCGTGTTGATGCCAACAATCCGGCCACGGGCGTCCGCGAGCGCGCCGCCCGAGCTGCCCGCATTAAGGGCGGCATCGGTCTGGATGACATCCTCGATCATGCGGCGGTTGCGTCCGGACCAGACCGGGATGGAGCGGCCCAGCCCGCTCACCACGCCGGCCGTCACCGAGCCGGACAGGCCGAGGGGGTTGCCGACAGCAATCACCAACTGGCCGACTCTGAGCGTCTCCGCGTCGCCGAATTCCGCCGGTGCCGCGGTGGGTGCCTTGCCCTGCACGACGGCGAGATCCGAGAGCGGGTCGGCGCCAACGACGTCGACCGCAGTCCGGGTCCCGTCGGCAAACACAGCGTTTCCGCTCTGGGTGCCGGCCACCACGTGCGCGTTGGTGACGAGGAAGCCGTCGGAGGTGAACAGCACGGCTGAGCCTGCCCCCACCCGGAACCTTCCGCCGCGTCCGTGGCCGGCCATTTCGATAGCGGCGACGTGCGGAGTGACCGTCTCCGCCACCCGGACAACCGTCGCTGAGTATGAATCCAGCGGGTCCTCGGCCGCCTCATGGCCAGACGTCCGGCCTATCGCAGTTGCCACGGTGCACCTTCCTTGACTGGTAGGTATCTAAGTCAACCACCGGCGCCGCGCCCGTAGTTCCGGGCGCCCTACGCCCACAGAGAAATGCGGTTCCCAGGCCGCGGGGGGCACCGCCGGAGGGCAGCAGTTCATTCCCCCGGCAATCCGCCACTAGGCTCAGATGCAGACCAGCCTTTCAGCCACAGGAGATCTTCGTGAGTCCAGCGACCGTTTCGCCCGATCCACTGCCGCCACTCGGCCTCAGCTGGGGCATCAAACGCAGCTTCATCGACTACATCAACGGCCTGCCGGACGCGTCGGTGGGGGCGGTCGATGGTGCAACCGTAGATGAGGCAGGTCTCTTCCGCTTCGCCCCCGACAGTTCCGACTATGACGTCGTCCGGGGCACCGGCATCCTGCGCTTCCGGGGCGACGTCCGCCTCTCCGGACACCATGGGATGATGTTTGTCCGGTTGCTGGATCCTTGGATCGCCTTCACCGGCGGACGCGGGATCCTCTCCATCAGCGCCGGCGACGACGTCGGTCAGGATCGCACTGCTGTTGCCGCTCTGCGCGCCGGAGCACCCCGCCAAGCAGCGGACGGCTCGCTCGTCTGGTCGGATGTCGAGGTGGCGATCACAGACGAAGGGTCCGAACTCTTCGACGGCCAGTACGCAGCCGGGCAGCCGATGGATCCCCTGTTAATCCGGTTGGCCGGAGACACAGGACCATCTCTGCGAATGAAAATCTCCGGCACAGGATAACCGGCCGCACACTGGTTGAGGAGAGTGCGCGGCCGGTCGTCTGTCGGGGCCCGCGGCGTGCGGCCGGGGCGGTGGTTCGGGATTCTGTCCTTAGCCTGTGAGATTTGTCCTTCTGTACTTACTGTCCCGCAAAGCACCTGAGAGGACGCTGAGAAGCCGGAGACCTGCACGGCCGCCCCGGACGGGCGGGAGAAAAAAGTTGGCTTTGGTTGTCGCGGACGCGCCGTTGGCCCATTCTTGGAACATGCAACAGGTCCCGTCCGACTCCCGGGGCGGCGGCTCCCGCCGTCGCCGGAACCGCTGGGGAGTGCGCAAGCGCTCCACTGCGGCCGCCGTCGCTGTGGTCGCCATGGCACTGGTGGCGGGCGGACTGGTCCTACTGGCATTGCTGGAGACGACCCTGACCGCTTCGACGGAGTCCGCCGCGCGGCAGAAGACACAGGATGTCATAGCCCAGCTGGTAGTGGACCAGGACCTTGAGGACGCGAGCGAATACATTAAGGCCACCGGGTACGCTGGCCAGTACGTACAGCTCCTCGATGCCGCCGGCACCATCATTGCCGGTTCCGAGCCCAGGGCCGTCGGCCAGCCACTATCCGGACTGCGCCCGGAACCCGGGTTTACCTTATTCCAGCGCGTCACCAGCCTGCCGAACATCGGCAACGACGACGACTTCCACGTCGTCGTGACCGGGGCGCTGGTGGGCCGCGACAAAGTGTTTGTCGTCGTCGCGTCCTCAGTGCAGCTCCAGGCGGATACCGTCGCCACCGTGGCCAGGCTCATGCTGTGGACGGCACCCCTTCTCTTGGTCGTCGTGGCCGTCTCTGTCTGGCTCCTGGTGGGCCGGTCCCTCCGGCAGGTGGAAAAGATCCGCGGCCAGGTGGCACGGATCAACGCCGAACGCCTGGACGGGCGGGTCGACGTCCCGCCCACGAGGGACGAGCTGGAGGCCCTCGCGCTGACCATGAACACCATGCTTGAGCGTCTGCAGGCCTCGGACCGCGAGCAGCGCCAGTTTGTCTCCGACGCCAGCCACGAGCTCCGCAGCCCGCTCGCAACGCTGAGTGCCGGGGTGGAGATCGCGGCCGCGGATCCGTCGGGGTCGATGTGGCTGCAGTTGAAGGACGATCTGGCCGATGAAACGGCCCGGATGCGCTACCTCGTGGACGACCTGCTGGCCCTGGCCCGCACGAACGACGGCGGCCTCACCCGGGAGGACGCCGATGTGGATCTCGACGATGTTGTGGATCAGGAAGTCCGCCGGCTGCGCGCGATCAGCAGGCACAAGGTCATCGCCGACCTCACCCCGGTCAAGATCACGGGAGATGCCCGTCGGCTGGCGCAGGTGTTGCGGAATGTC harbors:
- a CDS encoding HtaA domain-containing protein — protein: MSPATVSPDPLPPLGLSWGIKRSFIDYINGLPDASVGAVDGATVDEAGLFRFAPDSSDYDVVRGTGILRFRGDVRLSGHHGMMFVRLLDPWIAFTGGRGILSISAGDDVGQDRTAVAALRAGAPRQAADGSLVWSDVEVAITDEGSELFDGQYAAGQPMDPLLIRLAGDTGPSLRMKISGTG
- a CDS encoding BTAD domain-containing putative transcriptional regulator, with translation MENSAGPSPSISVRLFGTFEIRRNGATLTATDLGGCKPRHILEILLLNLGTPVSKTQLIDILWGASASEGAVATLESYVSGIRRAIQPGQTKTGPLRTANSGYVLDPQLVDLDLWDFKQLVRSATQSSPAEAYPLLLKALEVSAEPLLGFELVADWADDARTRHSAEKVAAQIFAAETAAILERTDEAIRWAQAAIRSEPLNERAWTVLVTTYEQAGLPAEGLSAYDRCRRLFDRDLGCAPGPALQDAHLRLLRQRAEGNSELSEVLAALLYLGERLDEPKPHMLPAAESRRLHEHAGRVLDRFLQRVRAAV
- a CDS encoding DUF6278 family protein, giving the protein MPRRYAQYKPASSVPSVPEPTNVGGYEDLKAYFHSKGEELHRSAHGLAAVDSLIGSPTDKASLAQMTWAIGMFYGDVLTHSIDGAHWHVTTEDSPEVRITPDTSIAVIFVAPRRVTLGAPTLVQNYNRALEIVAREG
- a CDS encoding S1C family serine protease; protein product: MATAIGRTSGHEAAEDPLDSYSATVVRVAETVTPHVAAIEMAGHGRGGRFRVGAGSAVLFTSDGFLVTNAHVVAGTQSGNAVFADGTRTAVDVVGADPLSDLAVVQGKAPTAAPAEFGDAETLRVGQLVIAVGNPLGLSGSVTAGVVSGLGRSIPVWSGRNRRMIEDVIQTDAALNAGSSGGALADARGRIVGINTAVAGAGLGLAVPVNATSRRIIASLLKDGRVRRAYLGLVNTPVQLPAGTVVRTGRREGLLVVEVLTGSPAERAGLRAGDILLSVGQKPVANAESLQKLLFAEAIGVPLEVSLMRDGTEMRTVAVPEEMTDRN
- a CDS encoding cell wall metabolism sensor histidine kinase WalK, which codes for MQQVPSDSRGGGSRRRRNRWGVRKRSTAAAVAVVAMALVAGGLVLLALLETTLTASTESAARQKTQDVIAQLVVDQDLEDASEYIKATGYAGQYVQLLDAAGTIIAGSEPRAVGQPLSGLRPEPGFTLFQRVTSLPNIGNDDDFHVVVTGALVGRDKVFVVVASSVQLQADTVATVARLMLWTAPLLLVVVAVSVWLLVGRSLRQVEKIRGQVARINAERLDGRVDVPPTRDELEALALTMNTMLERLQASDREQRQFVSDASHELRSPLATLSAGVEIAAADPSGSMWLQLKDDLADETARMRYLVDDLLALARTNDGGLTREDADVDLDDVVDQEVRRLRAISRHKVIADLTPVKITGDARRLAQVLRNVLDNAERHALSRIRISLHASGDWAVVAVDDDGDPIPEKDRERVFERFVRLDESRSREGGGSGLGLAIAAGIMAAHHGSIRATETPAGECRFEMIFPLAQPSAEAPVTRAVVARPRT